The nucleotide window GGCTCAAGCCGGACATCATCCGACGACGACGCGGGTCCGCCATATCGTCGCGTCGTCCTGAAAGTGACCGGCGAGAGCTTCGCCCCGGTCGGCACCATTGGTCTTGACTTAGGTTACCTCGATCAGCTCGCCGAGAAGATCGTCTCGGCTGCGCGGATGGGCGTGCAGATCGCGGTGGTGGTCGGCGGCGGCAACCTGATGCGAGGGGCCAATCTGGCCGGGTCCAAGCTTGTCCGTCCGGTCGCCGCCCATCAGATGGGCATGATCGCGACCGTCATCAACGGTTCGGCGCTGGCGGAGGCATTGCACGCCAAAGGCCAGGCGGCCGTGTTGACGTGTTCGATGCCGGTCGGCAACTTCACCCAGTACTACTGCCCTCAGCGGGCTCAGGACGACCTGGAGGCGGGCAGAATCGTCATTCTGACCGGCGGGACGGGCAACGCCTTTGTCACCACCGACACCTGTGCCGCCATCCGGGCGGCGGAGTTGCAGGCCGACGCCCTCCTGAAGGCGACCAAGGTGGATGGCGTGTACACCGCCGACCCGGTCAAGCACCCGGACGC belongs to Phycisphaerae bacterium and includes:
- a CDS encoding uridine monophosphate kinase; the protein is MVGSSRTSSDDDAGPPYRRVVLKVTGESFAPVGTIGLDLGYLDQLAEKIVSAARMGVQIAVVVGGGNLMRGANLAGSKLVRPVAAHQMGMIATVINGSALAEALHAKGQAAVLTCSMPVGNFTQYYCPQRAQDDLEAGRIVILTGGTGNAFVTTDTCAAIRAAELQADALLKATKVDGVYTADPVKHPDAKRYERLTAAEAIEKNLGVMDLPAVAICRQARVPILVFNYQENDSIAGVLAGRVKATQITAQ